ACAAAAGTGCTTGACATTCCAAATATATTCTGTAATATTATAGATGGGAAGGAGTTCGTTGTTATGAATGCAAATACACAAGAACTTGAGAATTTGTTCCGAGAAATCGCTGTGATACTCAGTACGAGTGTCGAGGCGGTAAAGGCTTTCTTTGCGGATGCAGAGAAAGTCAGTGATGAAGAATTGGTTAAATTGAAAAACAAAAGGAGGAAACGTCATGTACGAGATCACACTGCTTAGGATCACAAAGTGGGGATTTGGATTCTTTGAAGTCGCCGAAGTAACGGAGGGGTCCAATAGGGCTTTCTTCTTTATATCAATCAACAGGGCGTACGGTCTTCAAGTCTGTCTCCTGTGGTTGAACAGGTATGAAAGATAGGCTGACTCAGCCGGCACAGATATAGTGCCGGCTGATTTTTATTCCTCTATCTCCGGCTTCGATACCTCCAAAAGCTCAATATCCGATTCTTTTCCTGTAATTCTTACCACGTCTTTATCTATCTTTTTAAATTCTTTATTTGAATTATTGAAATGATTTACAGTGGTCGCAAGAGCATTTCCAAGCTTGCCCTGATATTCTTCATAGCTTTTCAAATGTTTCTGTAAACCTTCCACATTTTTGCGAATCTCTTTTGCTGACTCCTCTATCTGCATCGCCTTGAGCCCTTGCAGAACGGTCTGCAGATATGCAAGGAATGATGTCGGCGAAACAATGATAACTTTATATTTATTGGCAGCTCTTTGTATCAGATTGTCCGTCTCTTCCGTTATCGCGCCTATCTTATTGACCAACAAATCATAATAAATCGCTTCATGCGGAATAAACATAAAAGCGAAGTCCATTGTCCCCTCTTTCGGACGAATATATTTTGAAGTCTCCTGAATACGCAATTTTAAATCATTTACAAAAGCCTTCTCCAATTTTTCTTTTTCTTGAGGATTCTGCTCCACGCTCAATTTATTATAATTTTCTAAAGAAAACTTTGAATCAACAGGAATTATTTTATCTTTTATAAAAACAGCTGCATCCACTATCTCGCCATTGGCAAATGCATATTGCATTTTATATTGTGTCGGCGCTAAAACATTTTGCAATAAAGTCTCCAAATAATATTCACCGAGAATTCCACGGTGCTTCGGATTCTTCAAA
The genomic region above belongs to Candidatus Paceibacterota bacterium and contains:
- a CDS encoding DNA recombination protein RmuC yields the protein MPSTILVILFVIIIALLVWLIVSIRGAGKVEQKGEDIGLKLILEQINELNRTVDTKMSETTRHMNESVRNQFSESAKLIRDVTQGLTKLDETNKQVVSFADQLQSLQDILKNPKHRGILGEYYLETLLQNVLAPTQYKMQYAFANGEIVDAAVFIKDKIIPVDSKFSLENYNKLSVEQNPQEKEKLEKAFVNDLKLRIQETSKYIRPKEGTMDFAFMFIPHEAIYYDLLVNKIGAITEETDNLIQRAANKYKVIIVSPTSFLAYLQTVLQGLKAMQIEESAKEIRKNVEGLQKHLKSYEEYQGKLGNALATTVNHFNNSNKEFKKIDKDVVRITGKESDIELLEVSKPEIEE